Genomic segment of Zingiber officinale cultivar Zhangliang chromosome 11B, Zo_v1.1, whole genome shotgun sequence:
CTACAAACATGGCTTCTCAGGGTTTGCAGCCATGCTTACTGAATACCAAGCTGCACGAATCAGAGGTAATTACCTAATTATAAAGGCTAATATCGAATAGATGATGACTTCTTATTCGTTTGAGGCTGTTCTAACATCACTTGTGTTGTATTGCGACTACTAAAAGATTGCTATAAATATATGCTTAATTGGATCTGTTGGTCAAGATCATTGCATCTAGGAAGCGATCGATATCTAATCTCTCGTGTACCTTCATATATATGGTGGATCTTCATGTATTATGATAGAAgcaatataattatatatttgtagTTTAGTGATAATTTTCATTATCTTTTCTAAAAATTGATGAAGCTCCAATTTTTTGTTAAGTTCTAGTATAAACtttttataacatgattaaatACTAGAAATGATTTATAAGACTAACGCAAGTTAATATTTCATATAGAATTGCCGGAAGTGAGGAGTATACAGCCAAGTGGTACTGCGTCATTGCTCACCACACGGAGTTGGGACTACCTTGGGGTTGGTTTAGGCAATGACCCCTTgggacttcttcaaagagccaacTTTGGTGAAGATGTCATAATTGGAGTAGTTGACACAGGCAAATTATTATATGAATTCTAATTAAGTTTTTATATCTTTGTCATTAATTAATCTTGTGGTTATTTGATCTTACTACTTGATTTATGTGTATGTATGTATAGGCATTTGGCCTGAATCTAGGAGTTTTGATGATGTTGGTTATGGACCGATACCGTCTCGATGGAATGGGACATGTCAAGAAGGCCAAAGCTTCAATATCAGCCATTGCAATCTCAAGATCATTGGTGCAAGATGGTATAATGAAAGCATCACAGCTCTTAATCTCAGTGTAGATGACTACCAATCACCACGAGACTATCAAGGTCATGGCACACACACGGCTTCCACTGCGGCAGGCTCAGTTGTGAGAAATGTGAGCTTTCATGGCCTTGGCGAAGGCACAGTGCGAGGTGGGGCTCCTCGTGCTCGTTTGGCCATTTACAAGGCATGTTGGGAAGGCAACGGTTGTCCTGATGCCGATGTGCTCAAGGCTGTAGATGATGCCGTATACGATGGGGTGGATGTTTTGTCACTGTCTATTGGTGGTCGATTTTACTTGAACTTTGCCACACTACATGCGGTGGCAAGGGGGATCACAGTGGTCTTCTCGACGGGCAATGATGGGCCTCTTCCTCAATCACTTAGCAATGATCTTCCATGGCTGATCACAGTCGCAGCTAGCGCGATTGACCGTTCCTTTCCTACTCAAGTTACTCTAGGAAACAATCAAACAATAGTGGTAAGATTTCATACTTCAACattaattaaactatatatgATGTATGTTTGGTTGTTTGAGTTTTGTGTACACACAAATGTCTCTTGAATATTAATGCAGGGTCAGTCCTTGTACtatggattagaagatgaaggATTCAAAGAGTTATTCTTTATTCCAAGGTAATCTCTTGGCTAGCGCATTCTGATTAAATTAGTTTTTTCATTGTGACAAACAATAGGACTTGTTCAGCTTTTATTTTAAGTACACTGACATGATCTGAGAATGTAATATGATGCAGTTGCTTTACAGACAGTCTAAATTCCACAAATATGGAAGGGAAAATAGTGGTATGTTTTGATTCAATAAATGCTCCTGGAGCTATTGCTTCTAGTGCTGGTCTTGCAATTCGAAACTTTCGCCAAATAGTGTATCGCTTGCAACAAGCAAATGCAAAGGGGGTTATATTTGCTCGATCCCCATTGGGCCTTTTACAAGATTTTCGGAACTTCCTCTGCATCTTGGTAGACAATGATGTTCTTTGGCAAATAAACACCTATGCCACGAGGTTTGTATACTTTTCTTCATTCATAAAAAAACACAcaacggtaaattagagaaaaatccttaatcacaactttaactttgcatgcagtccctatGTCTAAAAAACTTTGTTCTCACTCTCTGTATGTAAAGTTTCatttgcttcaactccctcatgtaACTATCATTACCTAATTGCCCTTCAGATGTTTTagatacaaaaagtccaaaaatgagtataattgcTCTTAAATTCAATactttaaattagaatctaatatatttctatcaaaattgaacattttaaataagaatccagtatatttctatcaaaattgacccctcatattttttaggtataaaaatctaaaaataaatataattcctcttaaatttgacactttaaactagaatttagtatattttctattaaattgaatatgacttttttcctacttaatataattccttctaaattcaacacaattcaaaataaatcaagtatattttctatttaattgattattattttaaaaaaatttagtatatttttcatctaattaaagTGAAAAAAGAGTCAtgatcaatttgatagaaaatat
This window contains:
- the LOC122033426 gene encoding subtilisin-like protease SBT3.10, with product MYSQPLLPSFLCFLLALSSFQHIQGQPSSKLYIVYLGERKHDDPNHVTASHHDMLSSILGSKEEALSSIVYSYKHGFSGFAAMLTEYQAARIRELPEVRSIQPSGTASLLTTRSWDYLGVGLGNDPLGLLQRANFGEDVIIGVVDTGIWPESRSFDDVGYGPIPSRWNGTCQEGQSFNISHCNLKIIGARWYNESITALNLSVDDYQSPRDYQGHGTHTASTAAGSVVRNVSFHGLGEGTVRGGAPRARLAIYKACWEGNGCPDADVLKAVDDAVYDGVDVLSLSIGGRFYLNFATLHAVARGITVVFSTGNDGPLPQSLSNDLPWLITVAASAIDRSFPTQVTLGNNQTIVGQSLYYGLEDEGFKELFFIPSCFTDSLNSTNMEGKIVVCFDSINAPGAIASSAGLAIRNFRQIVYRLQQANAKGVIFARSPLGLLQDFRNFLCILVDNDVLWQINTYATSDASPVAKVRPAYNIVGSRVMSTRIAAFSSRGPSLRFPDLIKPDITAPGVNILAAMFDSYAFDSGTSMSCPHVSGIVALLKNIHPKWSPAAIKSALVTTAYTTDAYGFPIEADGIPRKLADPFDYGGGHVDPNKAVDPGLVYDVDPNDYFKFFNCTNDVSSCGLVDSRLYHLNLPSVSISDLKTSVTVNRTVTNVGDTNSVYRAVVQSPPGVDMIVEPSMLEFNGSKNTQTFVLTFKALRAVQGDFTFGSLTWTDGGNHTVRIPIAVRVIIQDYFSITS